The following nucleotide sequence is from Glycine max cultivar Williams 82 chromosome 9, Glycine_max_v4.0, whole genome shotgun sequence.
TAATGAATTGAGATGTCCTATCATCAAAAGaggaacatattttttttaaaaaaaaaattataaattatacacAAATTAACAGAAAGGAAGCAACATGttaaatgacaaaaaatgaGCAAGAAATTCATAACCAATATAGCAACATTTACAATTCAAGTTGGAACGTTGATAATACCTAATACCTATCGATCTACTCCTATCATCATACAGAAAATATTgggagaaaaataaaacgaaAGAAATCCTATACAAATAGACAAAGCCGGACGATGAATCCGAACCCAATCCTTAAATCCTATGTTTTAACTTATCACCGATACATACAGGATTTTGTTTAACCAAACCTTGACGACCAATTTCCTTCAAATCAACGTGGCATGCATGCTTCTCCGGGTATCTATGTGTTCCACAAAACACATCCCCACAACGACACTCGAACCCTAATAGCCCAACCTTTTTGTTGCAGCACTTGCacctcttttttctcttgttgTTTATTATTCCCTCAGGGTCGGTAAGAGAAACATCAACCATAGTAGCATCATCAGTGTTAGAAACTTCAGAAGCACATGGTTTGCAAGAAGTAGCAGATGACTGATCAAGAACAAAAACTTGGTCGCTCAAGTTCTTGGTTTCACACTCTTTTGATTTCGTGACGTTTTCTTTGAGATAATCTATGTAACACTTTGAACAAAGGTTCTTGGTGGCAGAAGAACCATAGAAGCCACAACCATTAGCACAAAGTGATGGAACCATGTTGTTTTGGGTTGAGGAAAAAACGAAGAAAAGATCTTTTGGTATCGCCTCGCAAATTTGGAGCAAGAGAGAATGTGCAATACATGAGATACTTGAAGGGTATATTTATACCCAACGGTAGCAAAATTCTAGACAAATCTTATCTTAATTaagcataaaatatatttttatctcatATAACTTCtagtattaaattaaactatagATATCTTATCAGCATAAAATCCTTAGATGAtacgatatatatataaacagatTCAAACTTGAATGAGAATTTTTTGGCTGTAATTCTTGAATGAGAgcaatttgagaattttttaacTGTAATTTTTTCAACGaaagtgattttaatttttttttcatttacaagtgtttttttgatatttttcttagcctttttaatatttatctcttttgatgtatcatttttaatctttaatttaaatttaaattttaatattttttttaaaaattatcaataattaaaaataattttatatcacaatataaattatttataataaatttaaaatatatattttttattacgtacaaaatttaattataatagaatatatatatatatatatatatatatatttaaaattatt
It contains:
- the LOC102666624 gene encoding zinc finger A20 and AN1 domain-containing stress-associated protein 3; its protein translation is MVPSLCANGCGFYGSSATKNLCSKCYIDYLKENVTKSKECETKNLSDQVFVLDQSSATSCKPCASEVSNTDDATMVDVSLTDPEGIINNKRKKRCKCCNKKVGLLGFECRCGDVFCGTHRYPEKHACHVDLKEIGRQGLVKQNPVCIGDKLKHRI